The following nucleotide sequence is from uncultured Draconibacterium sp..
CCGCAGAACACAAGCCATCCTGCCATTGCGTGGTAAAATCCTGAACGTAGAAAAAGCCATGCAACACAAAATCTTTGAAAACGAAGAGATTAAAAATATTTTCACCGCTTTGGGAGTAACCATTGGTACCGAAGAAGATTCGAAAGCGCTGAACATGGAAAAACTGAGGTATCACAAGATTGTGATCATGACCGATGCCGATGTGGACGGTAGCCACATTGCAACATTGATTATGACTTTCTTTTTCCGCTATATGAACGACCTGATTAAAAACGGGCACCTTTATATTGCAGCTCCGCCACTTTATTTGATAAAGAAAGGTAAGAGAGAGGCGTACGCATGGTCAGAAAAACAACGTCTGCAACTGATTGAAAAGTGGGCCGATGGTAACGAAAGTGCAGTACACACACAGCGTTACAAAGGTTTGGGAGAGATGAATGCAGAGCAACTTTGGTCAACTACCATGAACCCTGAGCAGCGCACACTGCAACAGGTAACCATTGAAAATGCTGCCGAAGCAGACCACATTTTCTCAATGCTTATGGGCGACGATGTACCACCACGCCGTAAGTTTATTGAAGACCACGCTACCTACGCAAATATTGATGCGTAATAAGTTTGAATAAAAAATGGCACAGTATTATTCTTGCTGCTGCCATACCTTATAAAATACGAGTTAAAAATCCGGGAAACAATCCCGGATTTTTTCGCTTTACTAAATCTAAAACGAAATTCATGAATATCTGTGTTTTCTGCTCATCAAGTAATGCTATTAACGATGCCTATTTTCATGCAGCTCAGCAAATGGGCGAGCAAATCGGGAAAAGAGGTCACAACTTAATAAATGGTGGCGCCAATGTTGGCCTTATGGAAACGGCCACCATTGCAGCAAGTAAAGCTGGCGCCAAAACGGTTGGTATTATTCCGGAACGAATGATTGGCCGCTCGCTGGCATCAAACAATTCACACGAAGTAATAATAACCGCTGACATGATGGAGCGCAAAGCACAAATGCGCGATATGTCGGATGCGTTTATTGCCTTGCCTGGAGGTTTTGGCACTCTCGAAGAAATACTTGAAGTTATTACGCTTCGGCAACTCTCCTACCACACCAAACCCATTGTTTTTGTAAATACCAATAATTTTTTCGACCATCTTTTTAAACAATTTGAGCTTTCGTATGTCGAATTATTTGCAAAAGATATTTACAGGCAATTATATTTTGTGGCAGAGACACCGGAAGAGGCCATGAATCACATTGAAAATTACGTTCCTGTTGAACTGGATACAAAGTGGTTTAAGGTTCCTCAAAAATAATTGAGGATTGTGTAATTATCTCCACGATAAATTGTCGTATAATTTGCACGTTCTGTCAAACAATACTGACATTGTTTCAGTAACTGAACTTTTTGTTTTCACTTTTTAACAATACTTGCTACGGGGTGTTAAATTATGCAAAATAGCGGTATTTGCGGGCAAGCAAAGAAAACAGTGGCAATAAATTTGCGTTCTTAATACCCTGAAAAAGAAAACGAGAACGTATTTTAAAATTTTAAGTTATGAAAAGAGTAGGAAGAATTTCGCTGACATTTTTACTTGTTATAGCAGGTGCGTTTGTAGGAGTTTGGGCTTACAGCACTTTTTTCAATAAGCCACAAGTAGTGACAGTAAAAGAAGAACCAGCAGCACAATTTGTTAATTTACCCGCAAACAGCGAGCAACAGTTACCCGATTTAACTTTTGCCGCCGAAAAATCAATACATGCAGTGGTACACATTGCAACGCAATCCGTTCGTACCGGGCAATGGTCTAGCGGAAATCCGTTTTTAGATGAGTTTTTTGGTTTTCAGCAAAGAGAGCCACAGGTTCAGCAAGGTTTTGGTTCGGGAGTAATTATGTCGGATGATGGTTTTATAATTACCAATAATCATGTTATTGATAATGCACAAAACATAAAGGTAATATTAAACGATAAGCGCGAATTTGAAGCGCGTTTAGTAGGAACCGATCCGTCAACCGATATCGCACTATTAAAAATTGATGCCGAAAATTTGCCGTATTTAACTTATGGCAATTCCGACAATTTAAAACTTGGCGAGTGGGTTTTGGCAGTAGGTAATCCGTTTAACCTTACATCAACCGTTACCGCCGGTATTATCAGTTCGCAAGGACGAAATCTGGGGATTAACCAGGATCAATACAAAATTGAGTCGTTTATTCAAACCGATGCAGCTGTAAATCCCGGAAACAGTGGAGGGGCACTGGTTAACCAGCAAGGAAACCTGGTTGGAATCAACACAGCAATTGCCTCACGTACCGGATCATACACCGGATATTCTTTTGCAGTGCCAGTGTCGATTGTAAAAAAAGTTGTTGAAGATTTAAAAGAATTTGGAGAGGTACAACGTGCATTATTAGGCGTTAATATTGGTGATGTAAATGCAGAAATTGCTGAAAAACTGAACCTTGACAAGGTTGAAGGTGTTTATATAGGTGGAGTCGTTGAAAACGGAGCTGCCAACGAAGCCGGCATAAAAGAAGAAGATGTAATCATCAGTGTAGATGGAGATAAAGTAAAAACAGCAGCCGAGCTACAGGAAAAAGTTAGTCAGTACCGTCCGGGCGACAACGTAGATATTGTTGTAATTAGGGACAATGAAAAGAAACAATTTACCGTTACCTTACGTAACAAACACGGCGACACACAAATTGTACGCGACAACACAACCGTACTAGGCGCTGAGTTTGAAGCAGTGAGCAACAGTGTTAAAGAAGACTTGGGAATCAGAAACGGCATCATGATTACCAGTTTGAAAAAAGGAAAACTAAAGGATGCCGGTCTCGAAAAAGGTTTTATTATTACCTCGGTAAACAAAAAACCTATATACGAGGTATCAGATTTTAAGAGAGAAGTTGGAAATGCGAGAGGAGGAATATTGGTTGAAGGAGTTTATCCGAATGGAGAATCAGCATATTATGTTTTTGGCGTAGAACGCTAACATTCTAAGATTTTTACCTTTAACTTTGTATTAACATCAAAATACGATGCGCTTTCTCCTTGACCATTAGTATTTAATGTTCTATATTTGCACGATTTTTTAAGGATTATATATGAGACAACTAAAGATCACAAAGTCAATCACTAACCGTGAAAGTGCCTCTTTAGATAAGTATTTGCAGGAAATTGGTAAAGAAGAGCTGATTACTGTAGAGGAGGAAGTGGAATTAGCACAGCGGATTAAAAAAGGCGATCAGGCGGCTTTGGAGAAATTAACAAGAGCAAACCTTCGATTTGTTGTATCGGTGGCAAAGCAGTACCAAAACCAGGGACTTAGCTTACCCGATTTAATTAACGAAGGAAACCTTGGTTTGATTAAAGCAGCCGAAAAGTTCGACGAAACCCGCGGTTTCAAGTTCATTTCTTACGCAGTATGGTGGATTCGCCAATCTATTCTTCAAGCGCTTGCAGAGCAGTCGCGTATCGTTCGTTTGCCACTGAACCAGGTAGGTTCGCTGAATAAGATCAATAAAGCTTATTCAAAATTTGAGCAAGAACACGAACGTAAACCGTCGCCTGAAGAGTTAGCTGAAACATTAGAGCTGCCTGCTGATAAGGTTTCGGATACTTTAAGAGTATCAGGAAGACATGTATCGGTTGATGCACCATTTGTTGATGGTGAAGATAACAGTCTTCTTGACGTATTGGTGAACAACGATTCGCCAAATGCCGACAAAAGCCTTATCAACGAATCTTTGGCTAGAGAAATTTTCCGCGCATTAGCAACTTTGACTGAGCGAGAAAGTGACATCATTAAACTGTTTTTTGGCATAGGGTGCCAGGAAATGACATTGGAGGAAATCGGTGAACGATTTGGATTAACCCGCGAAAGGGTAAGGCAGATAAAAGAAAAGGCTATCAGACGATTAAGACATACATCGCGTAGCAAATTATTAAAATCATATCTGGGCTAAGAAGAAAAAAGAAAGGTTGTCATTATAAAATGGCAACCTTTTTTATTTTATCTAGTCGAGTGGGATCTCAACAACATCAGACTTTTCCCCCGCAGTACTTTCTTCAACTTTACTCTCCCCTTCATCTTCATTATTCTTATTTGTACTTTTTGTTGCAATTAATGCCCAGGCCATTATTAAACTGGTAGCTATAATTACAACAAATAATACAGCGGCTTCAAACCTCTCGGCTCTTAGCGACTCGGGAATGGCAAAAAACAATAGGATGGTAATTAGTCCTTTTGGTGCTATAAATGTCTGCGGAAGAGGTGAATCCTTTCGTTCAACAAGATAAAATAAGCCAAACCTAAGCACATAAGTAACGGCAAGAAAAATCACACTAATCAACCAAACTTTCCAGGTAAACAACGAAGCAATAGGTAAAGTCATACCAAATACTACAAAGAAGAACGTACGAACTAAAAAGGCTGTTTCTGTGGTAATCATTTTAAACTGATCAAAAACACCATCAATTCTTGAATCGTTTAACCACTTGCGGAGACGACCAAAAAGCAATACTTTGTAGTTACGCAGCAGCAAACCAAACATTAAAATGATTATTAATGATGACAGATGGAACATTTTTCCAACGGCATAAAGTAAAACCAACACTGCCAAAAACAGGAAGAACTTTGCATCGCCTTTTATATTCTGAATAATGTAGAGCAAACCGTAACACAACACCAGCGAAATAATAAGCGTAAGAACAATATTGCTTCCTATTGCAAAACTCAGCTGACGCATTCCTTCAACATTCAGGTTTTCAATAATCATGTAAAACACCATAATTCCCAGGATATCGGAAAAAGTGCTTTCGTATATAAGAAACTCTTTCTTGTATTTTGTAAGATTTGCAACACTGGGAATAATTATAGCACTGCTCATTATTGAAAGTGGTAATGCATAAACCAACGCCGGTAAAAAGTTAATTTCAGGTATAAAAAACTGAATTATAAATGAAAGTGAGACGGCTGTTAAGCCTAACGATAAAGAAGCAATGGTGAATGATTTCCATATTATCGGCCAGTTCTCTTTCTTTAACTCCAAATCAAGAGCCGCTTCCAGAACAATCATTATTAATCCAACAATTCCGAGTACTTCAAGCGCCCAAAAATAATCGGGCTCCATGTCGAAGTAACTCATTAATTGCTGTACCCCAACCCCCATCAATATTAAAATCAACACGCTAGGTACATTGGTTTTCCGCGAAAACATATTGGTGAAAAATGAAAATATAATAATGACACAAAGGCCAATTAAAAACAGGTATGCATTCATATATTGATTCTTTTGTTCAGTTTACAAAAAAATATATTAAATTGTAAAAACTAATCAACTTTTCTAACAAAATGGCCGCATCATCCCGAAAACCATCAATTTTTATTTTTATTCTGTTATTTATAGCGTGCAATGAAACAACTCCTGTTAAAACAACTACAACCATCGAATTTCCAAAAGGTTTTACAGAAGAATTCGATGCTATAAACACAATATGTCATCAAACTTTAAACGAGGTAATTATAGACTTAAGTAACGACGAAAATATTCATATAATTTTTTCACTTTCCGGACTTGAAGTAGGCACCTACGCCATAAACTCAGACTATTCATTTTATAGTCTTTTTACCGATTTTTCCAGTAATAAGTTTGCTGCAACAGCAGTTTTTGATATTAATGACCGTAAATTTTATGCAACAAGTGGAGATATTGTAATTACAGAAATTACAGCCGAGAGCATGAGTGGGTATTACGAATTGCTGGGCTATTCCAGAGACTCGTATGATATACAGATATATATTAAGCATGGAACGATTTCTAATGTACCAATTCATAAAATACAGTACGGAGAAATTTCGGATTACGAGGAGAACCAATACAAAACAGTAAAAATTGGAGAACAAACATGGATGGCTGAAGATCTTCGCTCCACATTGTATTCTGATGGAACTCCAATAACAGATTTCTATCTTTACCCAAATGGAATTTTTGAGAACCAAACTAACGTTTATTATACATGGAATGCAGCGAATAAAATCAATCAGGATGTATGCCCATCCGGTTGGCATATTCCCACAAACGAAGAATGGCAAACTTTGATTGATTATTCAGATCAACTAAACGAAAGCGGAGATAAAAAACTAAAAACAAAAACAGGTTGGGGATACATTGAATATAATGCACCACCTAAAGTAAATTACAACACAAACAGCAGTGGTTTTACCATATGTCCCAATGGCTATGTAAGAGGAGGCGATACTTACTGGATTGCGAAAAAATATACTGGCGCTTACTGGACAAGTGAAATAGAAATAGCAGAAACAGATACCTTTTATTTATATCGCTCTTTTTATCAACTTGGAGAATACAACTCCTGGCCCAGAACAGACGATGCACTAGAAGGAAGAGCGGTGAGATGCATTAAAGATCAATAAATTGAGGTGCTATAATTTGGTTCTTGTTAATTTCCTAGTTTATAAATTCGTTCCATTAATTGCCATTTTTCATCAGCTGTTGCCGTTTCAGAAGTTTGCTGAAATTGCGAGACATAAGCTTCCCATTCAGTCTGCCGTGGCTTTTCGGCCAGTTCTTTCATCGCTGCATCATGATCAAAACCCGGAATGGTATCCATAATCATAAACAAGCGATTATCTGCAATGTAAATTTCCATATCAACAATACCAATCTTGCGCATACCTTGGGTAATTTCATGCCAAACTGCACCGGGTTCATGAACTTTTTTATACTGCTCAATCAACTCCGGATTGTCTTCCAGCTTCAAGGTTTTACAGTAGCGTTTGTATTTCATTTTATTGCGCTTTTTTTAATGCGTTATATGTTCGTTTACCATAAATTGCGATTATAACAAAACAGATAAAAGGCAAAACAAACGAAAAATTCACTGCCGGAAGTGGACCGATTGTTCCCTGATCAATAATTAATCCCTGAATTGGTGGCATTAATGCCCCACCAACAATTGCCATTACCAAACCTGCGGCGCCAAGCGTAGCATCGTCTCCAACATCTTCCAGCGCAATTCCGTAAATGGTAGGGAACATCAGCGACATAAAAGCTGATGTGGCCACAAGTAAATAAAGCCCCATCATTCCCTGAATTAAAATTACGCCAGTTGTAGTACATATTCCTCCAATGGCAAAAAGCAACAGCATATAACGGGCATTCAGGTATTTCATTAAAAAGGTACTGATAAAACGACTTGCGATAAAAATGGCCATTGCAACGATGTTGTAATTCTGAGCCTGAGCTTTGGGAATACCCAAATTATCGGCATACTGAATAATGAATGTCCAGCACATAATTTGTGCTCCCACATAAAATACCTGTGCAATTACCCCTTCGCGGTAAATTTTGTTTCGGAATAACCTTTTTGCCGAGTGCCACGGATGAATTTCATGATCGGCACTTTCGCGTTTAGGCATTTTGGCCAGAACAATTATTACAAGCATAACAATTACAACAAAGCCGAGGATTACGTAGGGATCGCGAATAACTGCCAGGTCGTTTGTACGAACTACTGCTTTTTCAGCATCGTTTAAAGTATTGAATACGAGATTACCGGCATCATCTCGTCTATCCGACTCTAGCGCCGACAGAATAAGTTTTGAGGCAACAAACATTCCCAAAATCGATCCCATGGGGTTAAACGACTGTGCGAGATTTAATCGCCGGGTTGCTGTTGCCGGATCTCCCATCGATAAAATATAAGGGTTAGCCGTTGTTTCTAAAAATGCCAAACCAAAAGTGAGGATATAAAGTGATACCAGGAAAAATCCGAAAATTTCGTACTGTGCAGCCGGGTAAAATAATAATGCGCCAACGGCATATAACGCCAGTCCAATAATAATTCCGATTTTGTAGGAGTATCGTTTAATAATTAGTGCAGCCGGAATAGCCATTGTGGCATAACCGCCATAAAATGCAAACTGCACCATAGCTGCTTTGGCATTCGATATTTCCATTACCGTTTGAAATGCGGCCACCATTGGATTGGTCAAATCGTTGGCAAATCCCCAAAGTGCAAACAAACAGGTTATTAGTATAAACGGGACAAGAATTTTCTTGTCCACCACAATTGATTTAGTTTTGTTCATTGGTTTAATAGTTTTACTAAACCACTGCAAAAGTAGTAGTTAGTATAGGTTTAGTAATTTGCCAGGCAGATTTTGCCGACAAAGATTTTATAGGTATTCCAACTTATTTTTAGCTTTTAATTCTTCAACAATTTTCTTAATGTCCTCGGCATTATCGCGCTTACAAACCAAAGTGGTATTTCCATCGCGCACAACAATTACATCATCTAAACCAACAACAGCAACAAGCCCATCGTCGGTAGATACGTATGAGTTTTTAGAATCCAGAAAGATGGCCTCTCCCATTCCTGCATTGCCATTCTCATCCTTTTTATCGGTTTGATAAACCGACTCCCAACTTCCCAAATCGTTCCAATCGAAATTTCCTTCAACCAGGAAAATATTTTTTGCATGCTCCATAATACCATAATCAACCGAAATACTTTCAACAGCTCGGTAAATGGTGTCCAGCGTTTCCGGATAGCTTGGGTTCCCAAAATCAGCCTGAATTTTACGCAAATCGGCATACAACTCAGGGGCAAATTCTTCAACCGCTTTCAGAAAAACTGATACTTTAAAAACAAATAATCCGCTATTCCAGTAAAAACCACCTTGCTTCAGATAATCCGCAGCAGTTGCTTCATCCGGTTTTTCAACAAAACGTTCAACTTTAAACTGCTTTATTTTTTCATTACCTGTAATATCCTCAGCGGTTTGTACATAACCGTAACCCGTTGCCGGATAAGTTGGTGTTATACCAAGTGTTACGATACCATCGCGTTCGTTTGCAATTTTAGCGGCTGCCAAAACAGTACTTTCAAACAAAGTATTATTTGTAATTAAATGATCAGAAGGTGAAACAACCATCACGCCATCCGGATTTTCGCGTTCGGCATACATGGCCGCCAAACCAATACATGGCAGGGTATTTCTGCCAATCGGTTCGTAAATCAGGTTTTCTTTAGGCAACATTGGTGTTTGCTTCTCCAGCACTTTTGCCTGTGTTGCACTTGATACAATGTAAATGTTTTCTTGTTTAGTGAAAGTTGCAAATCGTTCAATTGTGTCCTGAAGTAGCGATTTGTCGCCAAAGATATTTAGATATTGTTTCGGTTTCACCGTTTTACTTCGAGGCCAGAATCGTGTTCCCGATCCACCGGCCATGATTAGAGTATACAGATCTTTCATATGATTTCAATTGTAAGTTTATCAAATTGCAGGATAAAATGAACCGAGCATTTTTACGAGTATCAACGTACATTTCCGCTCATTTTATGCTAAAATTTATTTTTGATTTGCAATGTAATAAATTGCCCTGACAAGCCACGGCAAGATGGAGGTTTAAATTTCAGAAATTCTTCAGATTCTCGAAGCCAGCTTATTACTTAACAGGATTGTATTCTTTTGCCTCAATCTCGCCATTGGCAACACGAAGCGCATTTACTGCCAAAGCTTCCAGTTCATCTTCTCCCGGATAAACAAAAACTTCAGATATAAATCCTGTTTTATTTCGAATGTAGTTCTCCAGATGTTTATTGTATGCCATACCGCCGGTTAACAAAATACCATCTACTTTTCCGCTAAGTACGACCGCCATTTCACCGATCATTTTTGCCACCTGATAAAACAGGGCTTCCTGAACGGTTTTAGCTTTCTCATCATTCTGCTCCACGCGCTTTTCCACTTCCAATGCATCGTTGGTGCCCAGGTAAGCCACAAAACCACCTTCGCCAACCACCATTCTTCGGATTTGTTCCTGCGAAAATTTACCACTAAAGCAAAGATCAATAAGCTGACCAACCGGCAATGTTCCCGAACGTTCCGGGCTAAAAGGCCCTTCGCCATCCAAGGCATTATTTACATCGATAACACGGCCGTTTTTATGCGCTCCAACCGAAATCCCGCCACCAAGGTGAGCAACAATCAAACACATGTGGTTATAATTTTTGGCCATTTTATTTGCATGCAAACGCGCTGTTGCCTTTTGATTTAGTGCATGGAAAATTGACTGTCGTTTAAAACGCGGATGTCCGGCCAAACGTGCCACTTCATCCATTTCGTCGGTTACTACCGGGTCGGCAATATAAGCTTTTGCATTCGGAATTTGCAAAGCAATATAATCGGCCAACATTCCGCCCAAATTACTGGCATGGTGCCCCATTATTCCTTCGCGCAAATGATCGAGCATTAGATTATTAACTTTGTAAACGCCCGATTCCAATGGATAAGTAAGCCCACCACGGCCGATAATATACTTAATGGCATCCACTTCAATGCCTTCATCAACCAAAGCTTCGATGATCACTCCTTTTCGAAAAGCAAACTGATCGATTATATTTTTATATCGAAGCAGTTGCTCCAGCGGATGCCGAATAGTTTTGGTAAAAACACATTCCGTTTCGTTATAAACAGCAAATTTGGTGGAGGTAGATCCCGGATTTATTGCAAGAACCTGATGCATATTATAATTACGTTATACTTGCCTGATAACTTACAATTGATGCAAGTGCCACAGAATTTAACTTTGTTTTTCTACTGTCTCCGCGCGACGAAACCACAACAGGTACTTTAGCGCCGGCAATAATTCCCGACATTTCAGCTTTTGCCAGTTTTGAGTTTGCTTTGTAAAAAACGTTGGCTGCATCAATATTCGGAAACAATAAACAATCTGCATCGCCTGCAACCGGCGAAGTAAATCCTTTTATTTCAGCCGATTCGGAATTTATGGCAACATCGAGTGCCATTGGCCCATCAACCAAACCACCTTCAATTTGACCGTGCTCCGACATTTTTGCAATTGTAGCACCATCCATACACGATTGAATGGAAATTATGATTTGCTCGGTAGGTGCAATTATTGCAACTTTTGGCTGTTTTACACCCAACGACTTTGCAGCACAAATAAGATAGTCTGTCATCAATATCTTCTGTTTCAAATCAGGATATGGCAACACTGCCGCATCGCTAAAGACAAGCAGTTTATGGTAATTCGGATTATCCATCACCGAAACATGACTTAATGTACCTTTTGATGGTACAAGGTTGTATTCTTTCTTTAACAAAGCCCGCATAAACTTATCGGTCGATACCATTCCTTTCATCAACACGTCGGCTTTATCTTCGTGTATTAATTCCACTGCTTTTTCGGTAGCTTCATTAATCGATTTTGTATGATAAATCTGATAATCCGCAACATCGATTCCCAGCTTTTTGCACGATTCTTCTATAATCGTTTTATCACCGGTAATAATTGGAGTAACAAACCCCAGCTCAACAGCATCGTGCATCGCCTCCAATGTGCTTACATCAACACCATTAACGGCTACAACTCTTTTCGGAGGTTGATTTTTTACTACTTCAAGAAGTTCAGTAAAATTATTAATTCTCATCGTTTGTTATTTTAGTTCGAAGTTACGGCTCACAACGCTCACAAGCGATAACTTTTCTCAGATTTTTTTATGTTGTAAACCACACCAAAAAATTTTATACTTAGAATTAGTATTCAGCGATTTACGTTTTAATAAGAATCTGAAATAATTTGGCCGGTAAAATTTGATTTTTGCCATTTCTCAATTTTATCTGAAATCTGTGCATTTCTCTATTCCGAAATTGACCGTTGGTGAACCTTACAAAATATAAATGTGTTTAAATAGAGTGAATTCTATTAAAAATAGGGAAAATCCTTGTCTAAATCAAAACTAAATCAATGTTTTACAATCATTAACATGGTGTTTTACAATATATCAAAATCTTTCCTTCAAAAAATATTTTATACTACTTTCAAAAGCTGTAATATTAAGTTGTTTGTACATGTTCAACTTGATTTCAAATCTACCGTACTTCGTATACTCATTTTTCTTCGACAAGTCATCCGAAGTAGATCTGCCTGCTAAAAGCAAAAACATTTTTTTACCGGGAACATACCGTGCACCAGGCATTTAATTTGGGCTCCTGTGGAAATTGCAGGGCCAACATTATACTCGACATTTTATTCTTGAATCATTTTATTAATTAACCAAAAGATAGCTGCGATGGAACATAAAATCACAAGTTTAGCCGAGTACTTTCAAAAGTACAAGGAAAGTGTGGCTGACCCCGATAATTTTTGGGGGAAAATAGCCGAAAGCCATTATTGGCAAAAGAAATGGGACCAGGTTCTTGATTACAAATTTGATGGAGATGGCGCCCCCGATGTAAATTGGTTTGTAAATGGCAAACTGAACATCACCGAAAATATTTTTGAACGCAACATGTTTGAAAGAAAAGACCAGGTTGCGCTTATTTGGGAGCCCAACGACCCAAAAGAACCGGAAATAAAACTAACCTATGGTGAATTATTCGAAAAAGTAAAACAGTTTGCTAACGGACTAAAAAAAATCGGGGTTGAAAAAGGCGACCGAGTTGCACTTTATTTGCCAATGGTACCCGAGTTGGCCATTGCCATGCTAGCCTGCGCCCGGATCGGAGCCATTCATTCCATTGTATTTGCAGGATTTTCGGCTACAGCTTTAGCCGATCGTGTAAACGATGCAGAGGCAAAAGCCGTTATTACTTCCGATGGTGGTTTCCGCGGAACAAAATCGATTCCGTTGAAAAATATTGTTGACGAAGCTTTGGAAAACTGTCCGTCGGTACAAACATCTGTTGTTTTAAAACG
It contains:
- the buk gene encoding butyrate kinase; its protein translation is MHQVLAINPGSTSTKFAVYNETECVFTKTIRHPLEQLLRYKNIIDQFAFRKGVIIEALVDEGIEVDAIKYIIGRGGLTYPLESGVYKVNNLMLDHLREGIMGHHASNLGGMLADYIALQIPNAKAYIADPVVTDEMDEVARLAGHPRFKRQSIFHALNQKATARLHANKMAKNYNHMCLIVAHLGGGISVGAHKNGRVIDVNNALDGEGPFSPERSGTLPVGQLIDLCFSGKFSQEQIRRMVVGEGGFVAYLGTNDALEVEKRVEQNDEKAKTVQEALFYQVAKMIGEMAVVLSGKVDGILLTGGMAYNKHLENYIRNKTGFISEVFVYPGEDELEALAVNALRVANGEIEAKEYNPVK
- a CDS encoding phosphate acyltransferase, producing the protein MRINNFTELLEVVKNQPPKRVVAVNGVDVSTLEAMHDAVELGFVTPIITGDKTIIEESCKKLGIDVADYQIYHTKSINEATEKAVELIHEDKADVLMKGMVSTDKFMRALLKKEYNLVPSKGTLSHVSVMDNPNYHKLLVFSDAAVLPYPDLKQKILMTDYLICAAKSLGVKQPKVAIIAPTEQIIISIQSCMDGATIAKMSEHGQIEGGLVDGPMALDVAINSESAEIKGFTSPVAGDADCLLFPNIDAANVFYKANSKLAKAEMSGIIAGAKVPVVVSSRGDSRKTKLNSVALASIVSYQASIT